AACACTTCGGCTTTGGCTTCCACATCAATGCCTTTTGTTGGTTCATCAAAGAGAAATACTTTCTGATCATCGTATAACCATTTTCCGATAGCTGCTTTCTGTTGATTTCCGCCACTGAGATGATGGATCGGTTCTTTAGGTGAAGCTGCTTTAATGCCGAGCTGCGTTATTTGCCTAGATGAATAATCTTCCTCTTTTTTTCGATTAAGGAATCCTCTAAGCGAATGACGCCGTAGAGAAGGGAGCGTTAGGTTTTCTGATAATGAGAAATCGAGTAGAATACCCGATTTTCTTCGTTCTTCTGGTACAAGACAAATGCCGGCTTTAATCGCATCAGCTGGAGAGCGAAAGCGGTATGTTTGGTTGTTAATGTGAACACATCCTCTTGTATGCTTTGTTGCTCCAAAGAGGGTTAATGCTGTTTCCGATTTTCCTGCACCCACAAGTCCTGCGATACCAATGATTTCACCATGATTCAATAAGAAATTCACTGTTTTTCCAGTTTCGGGAATAAAGAGATTCTCAGCCCGCATTAAAGCATGACTCGTGCTCTTTGTTTGACGGGGTTCTTTTTTTCTAAGGGTTGATCCAACCATACTGGTAATGATCTCATCCGCTGAAACAGTTTTTGTTTCAGCGGAAAGATGAACTTTGCCGTCTCGTAAAATCGTAAAACGATCGCTTATTTCTTCTATTTCTGGCATGCGGTGAGAAATGTAAATCATCCCCACGCCTTTCTTCTTCAGTTTGTTAATAAGATGAAATAATAGCTTTGTTTCCTCTACACTAAGTGGAGCAGTTGGTTCATCCAGGATCAAATATTGCGTCTCCTGTGCCATTGCTCGAGCAATTAGGATCATTTGTTTCTCTGAGAGTGAGCATTCGCAAGCCAGTTTATCAGGGGATAAGGTCATACCAAGAGAATTAAGTAAATCTCTTGTTCGTTGCCGTTCTTTTTTAGAAGAATAACGTTTGAAAGGTGATTTATTCATTGAGTCAGCCCAAATATTTTCAGAAACGGATAGGGTAGGAAACAAGGCCGTATCAACTTCTTGTACAACCATTCCGATTCCTGCTTTTTTTGCATCGGAAGGTGTATGAATCGGGAGAGGTTCTCCGTTAAGTAAAATAGAACCGCTGTCTCGTTCATAGTCTCCACAAACCATTTTCATAAGCGTGCTTTTACCAGCTCCATTCGTACCGAGCAGGGCGTGCACTTCGCCTGAACGAATCGTTAGGGAGACGTTTTTTAATACAGGGATATTTCCGAATGATTTAGAAATGTTTTGAATGGATAACTCACTCATTTGCTATCATCCTGTTGCGTTAATTTCTCCATCCACGGAGAAATAGCTGCGTCAGAAGAACCCCAGTCATCGACGTAATTGCCTAATTCACTCATTGAAATGGTTTCGTCTGGTAAATCAGATTGTTTTACAAGATGAGGATCAAGTGAGAAAATCTCAGGCGTTTCTTCTCCAGCAATTTTTTGATAAGCAAAACGTACTTGAACACGTCCTACTTCCGCCGGATCAGTAGCAGCAGATGAAAGCCATGGGCTATTATCCTTTTGCATCATTTGGAGATCTTCGTCACTCATGTCGATGCCATAAACTTTGATTTCTTCTCGACCAGCTTGCTCAATGGCACGAGTAGCGCCTTTCGCAAATTCATCCCATGGGGCAAATACAGCATCAATATCTCCTTTGTTTGGATATTGCTTTAGAATAGTTTCCATTTGGGTTTGGGTATCAAGAGCTGTATTAGCACTCGCGGTCCCGAACTTAGCGATTTCATTGATTTCTGGATAGCGTTCCTGGAAGGCCTCATAAATCGCATTTCGTCGCTCCATGGGCGCGAATCCTCCCACCCATACATAGACAATATTTCCTTCGCCATTTAAATCTTGAGCAAGCGTTTTTAATGTATTCCATGCAAGACTATAATCATCTTGATCAATAACTGTTACACCTGGCACGTTAATATCGCTATCAAACACAACGACAGGTATGCCTTTATCAACGGCTTTTTTCACTCCAGCTTCGAGTGCATCTGCTCGGCCATGATCAATTAAGATCGCATCGACTTTTTGGTTGATGGCTGTATCAAGGTGTGTAGCCATTTTGGAAAGGTCATTATCAGCATTATAAACTTGAACGCTTCCACCAAATTTTTCAACCTGATCTTCAACCCCTTTTACGTACTGGGAAGAAAATGTACCGAGGGATGCTTGCATAATCGCTGCTATTTTGATAGGTTTTTGAACTTCTTTTGGAATGTCTGAAGAAGTTTTAGACGCTTCTTCACCTGTGTTTGAAGTTGTCTCACTAGATTCCGCTGTGCTTGCTTCTGGTGTACTTACGGCATCTTGCTCATTAGTACAAGCTGCAAGAACGATGAGAAGAAGAATGGATAAAATAAGTCCTAAGCGTTTCATGAATGTACCTCCGTGTTTTTAGCGTGTGGCAAAGCAAGGTGAGCAAGGTTTTCAGCGTACGGTGTTCGAACGATACCGTGCTCCGTAATGATTCCGCTGAGTAATTCATTTGGCGTCACATCAAAAGCAGGATTAAATACATCAATGTTTTCAGCTGCAACACGTTCACCTTTATAGTGCGTAATTTCTTTCGGATCTCGCTCCTCAATCGGTATCGCTTCTCCGTCAGGGATCGAGTAGTCAATTGTTGAGATGGGTGCAGCAACATAAAAAGGAACGTTGTATGCTTTTGCGATATGGGCAAGGCCGAGCGTACCAATCTTGTTAGCTGTATCACCATTTGCAGCAATCCGATCAGCACCGACTATAACTGCAGCGATTTTCTTCGTTTTTAAAACGTGAGCTACCATACTGTCTGTAATAAGCGTAACGTCAATACCAGCACGCTCAAGCTCCCATGCGGTTAATCGAGAACCTTGTAGAACTGGTCTGGTTTCCGTCGCAATTGCGGAGACGGAGAGACCGTTTTCCTTTGCCAGGTGGAGAGGCGCAAGAGCAGTACCGTATTTTGCTGTTGCGATCCCACCTGCATTGCAATGTGTGAGGATGGTATCCCCATCATTTAATAGCTTCAGACCATGTTCTCCAATACGCTGACAGACAAGCTCATCCTCTTTATGGATGGTAAGTGCTTCGTGCAGAATCGCTTCTTTCATTTTTTTCACTGTTGGTAAGGAAAAGCTAGCTCGGATGATGCGATCCATCGCCCAAGATAGATTTACTGCAGTGGGACGAGAGGATGCAAGATATTTCCCTTGGTTTACTAGCGCTGTCTTGAACGCTGTTGCTTCGTTTGTTTGAACATGCTGGCTCCAAAGAACTAGTCCATACGCGGCGGCGATTCCAATGGCTGGTGCTCCGCGGACGACAAGGGCAGAAATGCTATTCCAGACATCCTCGATTGCCGTTTGCTTAAGGTAGATCTCTTGATGTGGAAGCTGCCGTTGATCGAGCAGTAAGAGATGATCACCTTTCCATTGGAGTGATGAGATGACAGTCATTTAAATGACCTCCTTGATGGCTTTAATGTATTGTTCAATCGAAGTGATGTTTTTTCGGTCTAAAATGAGTTCTTTTCCAAGGCTAAGCGCTTTTTTTTCCACAGCGAGTTTTACTTTTGGATCAGTGATTGTCTCGATCTCTTCTACATGAGCAAGTCCAATCGTTCTTCGGATGATCTTACAGCCAGAAAATCCAATGCTATCGACAAAAATAGATTGTAGAAGAGCGTCTAGGTATCCTCTCGAATAACGATTATCTTCTGAGAGATTGTCGTCCCATAATGATCGGAAAGTAGATTCAAATACGTTCCAAACCTCAGTAGTGACGCCAAATAAATAAGCGAGGTATCCTTCTTTCTCTTCTTCTGACCTATGTGCCTCCTGCGACAGGATACTAAGCGCAATATTGGCGATAAAAGCACCGACATCAAAACCAGCTGGGCCATAGAAAGCAAATTCTGGATCGATTATTTTGGTTGAACTTTCCGTAACAAACAGGCTACCTGTATGTAAGTCCCCATGTATCAAAGCTTCTCCTTTTGTTAAAAAAGAGTGTTTGAGGGAGGCAACTTCAGTGAGGAAATCGTCATCTTCCCACAGCGATTCAACATCTGCTCGAAGCTCTTCTGTAAAGGCATTACTTTCGGCATTGTAGAAAGGATCTGAAAATACGAGGCTTTCTGTTATGCCACATAAGTCTGGATTACTAAACCGTTTGGCAAGCTCTTTCTTATTTGCCGAACCAAGACCATAGTCAGAAGTGAAAAAGAGCGTATGAGCGAGGTAGGTACCGACGTTTCTTGCAAGTTCAGGATATATACGTCCTTCAATAAGTCCTTTGCGTAAAATAGTGTGCGTTGATAAATCTTCCATAACCGTTGCGGCTTTTTCAGAGTCATGCAAATAAACGATCGGAGAAAATTCAGGAACGAGCGAGTGAGCTTGCTTGAGCGCCTCGCTTTCAATTCTGGACCGATCAAGTGTAAGCGGCCAGGATTCGCCAACAACTTTGGCATAAGGCAAGGCTTGTTTGACGATCCAGGATTGTCCGGTTTTCTTGTGTTGAACATGAAAGACATAATTTAAATTGCCATCGCCAATTTCCTTTACGTGAACGGGAGCGGTGCGATCCAAAAGCTCGTGATGCTCTAAAAATTGCACAACGGTTTCTGTTGTAAACGGTGTGTACCCTGAAGTGATCTGAATACCCATGTAAAAATCCCCTTTCAACTATTTATGGTTGATGTATTGCATGAACATTGGAATTTCGGCATAAAAAAAGCCTCTTTCCGAAGAAAGAGGCTTGAAGATAGAGATACTTCACACCTCTTATCTTCCAGAATGAATATCATCCTGTTGGAAGTAGCACCGTGCCATTTAAGTCATCGATTCATCTGAACTTAAAAATAGGTCGGTTGCTGGGCGTCATAGGGCCAAATCCCTCAGCCTGCTCTTGATAAGAGAAAGTTTATGAAATTATTTTACAATTTTTTCGCTTGAAATGTATGTTACAGAGAAAGGAACATGTTTGTCAATAATATTTTGAATATTATTTATAAATATCTGGACGTCGATCTTCAAAGATAGGAATGCGACTCCGGATTGATGACATTTCCTCTTCGTCAATAGAACCTGTTAGAATAACTTCTTCTTCTCCTGCTTCTGCGATAATTGTTCCCCACGGATCAATGATCAAAGAGTGTCCTCCAAACGCATTTTCAGGATCTGCCCCGACACGATTACAAGCAATCACATAGCACTGATTTTCAATCGCGCGACTGATAAGTAATGCTCGCCAATGATCGGTGCGTTGCTTTGGCCATTCTGCTGGTACAAATAATACTTGGGCACCTTCAACTGCATGAAGGCGAAGCCACTCAGGAAAGCGAATATCATAACAAATGAACCCGGCACATGGGAGTTCTTCAAGTGTAAAATGACTTTTTTCATTTCCAGAAACGAGGAATTTCTCTTCATTCATCAAACGA
The sequence above is a segment of the Pseudalkalibacillus hwajinpoensis genome. Coding sequences within it:
- a CDS encoding carbon-nitrogen family hydrolase, whose amino-acid sequence is MKNLALLQFDIAFGNPEKNFSKVEELVSKAVSDKPDIIVLPELWSTGYDLSRLDEIGDTDAEKSIAFLSRLAKKNDVNIVGGSIAKHHNSEVTNTMLVFNRDGQLVHEYSKAHLFRLMNEEKFLVSGNEKSHFTLEELPCAGFICYDIRFPEWLRLHAVEGAQVLFVPAEWPKQRTDHWRALLISRAIENQCYVIACNRVGADPENAFGGHSLIIDPWGTIIAEAGEEEVILTGSIDEEEMSSIRSRIPIFEDRRPDIYK
- a CDS encoding sugar ABC transporter ATP-binding protein, with the protein product MSELSIQNISKSFGNIPVLKNVSLTIRSGEVHALLGTNGAGKSTLMKMVCGDYERDSGSILLNGEPLPIHTPSDAKKAGIGMVVQEVDTALFPTLSVSENIWADSMNKSPFKRYSSKKERQRTRDLLNSLGMTLSPDKLACECSLSEKQMILIARAMAQETQYLILDEPTAPLSVEETKLLFHLINKLKKKGVGMIYISHRMPEIEEISDRFTILRDGKVHLSAETKTVSADEIITSMVGSTLRKKEPRQTKSTSHALMRAENLFIPETGKTVNFLLNHGEIIGIAGLVGAGKSETALTLFGATKHTRGCVHINNQTYRFRSPADAIKAGICLVPEERRKSGILLDFSLSENLTLPSLRRHSLRGFLNRKKEEDYSSRQITQLGIKAASPKEPIHHLSGGNQQKAAIGKWLYDDQKVFLFDEPTKGIDVEAKAEVLALIKELADQGKGVLYFSSEIEELLDLSDRILVMYDGEITATLTGEEMTEEAIMQAATGGRKIEISS
- the mtnA gene encoding S-methyl-5-thioribose-1-phosphate isomerase, whose translation is MTVISSLQWKGDHLLLLDQRQLPHQEIYLKQTAIEDVWNSISALVVRGAPAIGIAAAYGLVLWSQHVQTNEATAFKTALVNQGKYLASSRPTAVNLSWAMDRIIRASFSLPTVKKMKEAILHEALTIHKEDELVCQRIGEHGLKLLNDGDTILTHCNAGGIATAKYGTALAPLHLAKENGLSVSAIATETRPVLQGSRLTAWELERAGIDVTLITDSMVAHVLKTKKIAAVIVGADRIAANGDTANKIGTLGLAHIAKAYNVPFYVAAPISTIDYSIPDGEAIPIEERDPKEITHYKGERVAAENIDVFNPAFDVTPNELLSGIITEHGIVRTPYAENLAHLALPHAKNTEVHS
- the mtnK gene encoding S-methyl-5-thioribose kinase, coding for MGIQITSGYTPFTTETVVQFLEHHELLDRTAPVHVKEIGDGNLNYVFHVQHKKTGQSWIVKQALPYAKVVGESWPLTLDRSRIESEALKQAHSLVPEFSPIVYLHDSEKAATVMEDLSTHTILRKGLIEGRIYPELARNVGTYLAHTLFFTSDYGLGSANKKELAKRFSNPDLCGITESLVFSDPFYNAESNAFTEELRADVESLWEDDDFLTEVASLKHSFLTKGEALIHGDLHTGSLFVTESSTKIIDPEFAFYGPAGFDVGAFIANIALSILSQEAHRSEEEKEGYLAYLFGVTTEVWNVFESTFRSLWDDNLSEDNRYSRGYLDALLQSIFVDSIGFSGCKIIRRTIGLAHVEEIETITDPKVKLAVEKKALSLGKELILDRKNITSIEQYIKAIKEVI
- a CDS encoding sugar ABC transporter substrate-binding protein, producing MKRLGLILSILLLIVLAACTNEQDAVSTPEASTAESSETTSNTGEEASKTSSDIPKEVQKPIKIAAIMQASLGTFSSQYVKGVEDQVEKFGGSVQVYNADNDLSKMATHLDTAINQKVDAILIDHGRADALEAGVKKAVDKGIPVVVFDSDINVPGVTVIDQDDYSLAWNTLKTLAQDLNGEGNIVYVWVGGFAPMERRNAIYEAFQERYPEINEIAKFGTASANTALDTQTQMETILKQYPNKGDIDAVFAPWDEFAKGATRAIEQAGREEIKVYGIDMSDEDLQMMQKDNSPWLSSAATDPAEVGRVQVRFAYQKIAGEETPEIFSLDPHLVKQSDLPDETISMSELGNYVDDWGSSDAAISPWMEKLTQQDDSK